A stretch of Lepisosteus oculatus isolate fLepOcu1 chromosome 11, fLepOcu1.hap2, whole genome shotgun sequence DNA encodes these proteins:
- the dusp1 gene encoding dual specificity protein phosphatase 1, producing the protein MRLDLPFSTCRPTTMVIMEVPSLDCAAFRNLLDAGALVLDCRSFFSFNSSHIPGSTNVRFSTIVRRRARGGLGLEHIVPNEEARCRLLSGQCRAVVFLDERSADFEQVKKDSTLMLAVAALRRDPCGASVFLLRGGFEAFASEFPELCTKPAAPQGLCLPLSSSCPPGSAESGCSSCGTPLYDQGGPVEILPFLYLGSAYHASRKDMLDTLGITALINVSANCPNHFEGHYQYKSIPVEDNHKADISSWFNEAIEFIDSVRNSGGRVFVHCQAGISRSATICLAYLMRTNRVKLDEAFEFVKQRRSVISPNFSFMGQLLQFESQVLAPSSCSAEAGSPALGNTGTVFNFPVSIPVCSSSSPLTFLHSPITTSPSC; encoded by the exons ATGCGTCTAGATTTGCCGTTCTCAACGTGTCGCCCCACTACTATGGTCATAATGGAAGTCCCCAGCCTCGACTGCGCCGCCTTCCGAAACCTGCTGGACGCCGGCGCGCTGGTCCTCGACTGCCGCTCCTTCTTCTCCTTCAACTCCTCTCACATCCCCGGCTCTACCAACGTGCGCTTCAGCACCATCGTGCGCCGGCGGGCCCGGGGCGGGCTGGGGCTGGAGCACATCGTGCCCAACGAGGAGGCCCGGTGCCGGCTGCTGTCCGGCCAGTGCCGCGCGGTGGTGTTCCTGGACGAGCGCAGCGCGGACTTCGAGCAGGTCAAGAAGGACAGCACGCTCATGCTGGCCGTCGCCGCCCTGCGCCGCGACCCCTGCGGGGCCAGCGTGTTCCTGCTCAGAG GTGGCTTCGAGGCGTTTGCCTCCGAGTTTCCCGAGCTGTGCACGAAGCCCGCCGCCCCGCAGGGCTTGTGTTTGCCGCTGAGCTCCAGCTGCCCGCCCGGGAGCGCGGAGTCCGGCTGCAGTTCCTGTGGGACACCGCTGTACGACCAG GGTGGTCCAGTTGAGATCCTGCCCTTCCTCTATCTGGGCAGTGCCTACCACGCCTCCAGGAAGGACATGCTGGACACTCTGGGCATCACGGCCCTCATCAACGTGTCCGCCAACTGCCCGAACCACTTTGAGGGTCACTATCAGTACAAGAGCATCCCGGTGGAGGACAACCACAAGGCTGACATCAGCTCCTGGTTCAACGAGGCCATCGAGTTCATCG aCTCGGTGCGGAACAGCGGCGGCCGTGTCTTCGTCCACTGCCAGGCCGGCATCTCGCGCTCCGCCACCATCTGCCTGGCCTACCTGATGAGGACCAACCGGGTCAAGCTGGACGAGGCCTTCGAGTTCGTCAAGCAGCGGCGCAGCGTCATCTCCCCCAACTTCAGCTTCATGGGCCAGCTGCTGCAGTTCGAGTCCCAGGTGCTGGCGCCTTCCTCCTGCTCGGCAGAAGCCGGCAGCCCTGCTCTGGGCAACACGGGCACCGTCTTCAACTTCCCCGTCTCCATCCCCGTCTGCTCCTCCTCCAGCCCCCTGACCTTCCTGCACAGCCCCATCACCACCTCCCCCAGCTGCTGA